Proteins co-encoded in one Myxococcus xanthus genomic window:
- the acpS gene encoding holo-ACP synthase, whose translation MGIRGLGLDICSISRIQRILDGPRAEPFLNRVYTEAERALCGRRSDAASAYAARFAAKEALVKALGAPPGIRWKDMEVRRQGGAPYFALSGVALEVMEARGLEAFLALTHDADVAAATVVLQSKGD comes from the coding sequence ATGGGAATCCGCGGCCTGGGCCTGGACATCTGCTCCATCTCCCGCATCCAGCGCATCCTGGACGGGCCTCGCGCGGAGCCCTTTCTGAACCGCGTCTACACCGAGGCGGAGCGGGCCCTCTGCGGCCGGCGCAGTGACGCGGCCAGTGCCTATGCCGCGCGCTTCGCCGCCAAGGAGGCCCTGGTGAAGGCGCTGGGCGCCCCGCCGGGCATCCGCTGGAAGGACATGGAGGTCCGGCGGCAGGGCGGAGCGCCTTATTTCGCACTGTCCGGCGTGGCCCTGGAGGTCATGGAGGCGCGAGGGCTGGAGGCCTTCCTCGCGCTGACCCACGATGCGGACGTCGCCGCCGCCACGGTGGTGCTCCAATCGAAGGGGGATTGA
- a CDS encoding pyridoxine 5'-phosphate synthase, which produces MGQRLGVNVDHVATLRQARRTTYPDPVTAAALAELAGAQQITIHLREDRRHIQDRDLRILRETVQTLLNLEMAATAEMVKLAYEHKPDVVTLVPERREELTTEGGLEVANQREHIAKIIKNLKDGEIAVSLFIDPDLDQVRAAHKVNADRIELHTGRYCEARNEKERARELARIIDAAKAGTKLGLGVAAGHGLNYDNVHPIARISEIDELNIGHAIVGRAVLVGFERAVREMLEIMRNPG; this is translated from the coding sequence ATGGGACAGCGACTGGGTGTCAACGTGGACCATGTGGCGACGCTGCGTCAGGCGAGGCGCACCACGTATCCGGATCCGGTGACGGCCGCGGCGCTTGCGGAGCTTGCCGGCGCGCAGCAAATCACCATCCACCTGCGCGAGGACCGGCGTCACATCCAGGACCGGGATTTGCGCATCCTCCGTGAGACGGTGCAGACGCTCCTGAACCTGGAGATGGCCGCCACCGCGGAGATGGTGAAGCTCGCCTACGAGCACAAGCCGGACGTGGTGACGCTGGTGCCCGAGCGCCGCGAGGAGCTCACCACGGAGGGCGGCCTGGAGGTCGCCAACCAGCGCGAGCACATCGCGAAGATCATCAAGAACCTGAAGGACGGCGAGATTGCCGTCTCGCTCTTCATCGACCCGGACCTGGACCAGGTGCGGGCGGCGCACAAGGTGAACGCGGACCGCATCGAGCTGCACACGGGCCGCTACTGCGAGGCGCGCAACGAGAAGGAGCGGGCCCGGGAGCTGGCGCGCATCATCGACGCGGCCAAGGCGGGCACCAAGCTGGGCCTGGGCGTGGCCGCGGGCCATGGGCTCAACTACGACAACGTGCACCCCATTGCCCGCATCTCCGAGATCGACGAGCTGAACATCGGGCACGCCATCGTCGGTCGCGCGGTGCTGGTGGGCTTCGAGCGGGCGGTGCGTGAGATGCTCGAAATCATGCGCAACCCGGGGTAG
- the glmM gene encoding phosphoglucosamine mutase: MAYRMNMPPKEAQASQKLFGTDGVRGKANVYPMTAEVAMQLGRALAFLIRNGPHRHRVIVGKDTRLSGYMLEQALASGLTSMGVDVELVGPLPTPGISNITTSMRADAGAVISASHNPYEDNGIKFFWRDGFKLPDETEGKIEELVSSGSIDSIRPTATKIGRAFRMEDARGRYIVFLKATFPRELTLEGMTIVVDCANGAAYKTAPAVLEELGAKVIALGVSPDGKNINHKCGALYPENLAKTVVKHGAHLGIALDGDADRLIVVDEKGKVVDGDAIMAICTGELVARKQLKKKMLVSTVMSNIGLERAVARWGVKVARTRVGDRYVVDEMRRNGYNLGGEQSGHLIFLDHTTTGDGTLAALQLLAVMCRAGKPLSELASIFEPVPQTLVNVVVKQKKELGELPTVMKVIKSVEQRLGNTGRVLVRFSGTEPKARVLIEGEDAARNQAYAKEIADALSKALSV; encoded by the coding sequence ATGGCGTACAGGATGAACATGCCTCCGAAGGAGGCGCAGGCTTCGCAGAAGCTGTTCGGCACGGATGGTGTTCGCGGGAAGGCGAACGTCTATCCCATGACTGCCGAGGTCGCGATGCAGCTCGGGCGGGCGCTCGCGTTCCTCATCCGCAACGGCCCGCACCGCCACCGCGTCATCGTTGGCAAGGACACGCGGCTGTCCGGCTACATGTTGGAGCAGGCGCTGGCCTCCGGCCTCACCTCCATGGGCGTGGACGTGGAGCTCGTCGGGCCGCTGCCGACCCCGGGCATCTCCAACATCACCACCTCCATGCGGGCGGACGCGGGCGCCGTCATCTCCGCGTCCCACAACCCCTACGAGGACAACGGCATCAAGTTCTTCTGGCGCGACGGTTTCAAGCTGCCGGACGAGACGGAAGGCAAGATTGAGGAGCTGGTGTCCAGCGGCTCCATCGACTCCATCCGGCCCACGGCCACGAAGATTGGCCGGGCCTTCCGCATGGAGGACGCGCGGGGCCGCTACATCGTCTTCCTGAAGGCCACCTTCCCGCGCGAGCTGACGCTGGAGGGGATGACCATCGTCGTCGACTGCGCCAACGGCGCGGCCTACAAGACGGCGCCCGCCGTGCTGGAGGAGCTGGGCGCCAAGGTGATTGCGCTCGGCGTTTCGCCGGACGGCAAGAACATCAACCACAAGTGTGGCGCCCTCTATCCGGAGAACCTGGCCAAGACGGTGGTGAAGCACGGCGCGCACCTGGGCATCGCCCTGGACGGTGACGCCGACCGCCTCATCGTCGTGGACGAGAAGGGCAAGGTCGTCGACGGCGACGCCATCATGGCCATCTGCACGGGCGAGCTGGTGGCCCGCAAGCAACTGAAGAAGAAGATGTTGGTCTCCACGGTGATGAGCAACATCGGCCTGGAGCGCGCGGTGGCGCGCTGGGGCGTGAAGGTGGCTCGCACGCGCGTGGGTGACCGCTACGTCGTCGATGAGATGCGCCGCAATGGCTACAACCTGGGCGGCGAGCAGAGCGGCCACCTCATCTTCCTGGATCACACCACCACGGGTGACGGAACCCTGGCGGCGCTCCAGTTGCTGGCGGTGATGTGCCGGGCGGGCAAGCCCCTGAGCGAGCTGGCCTCCATCTTCGAGCCCGTGCCCCAGACGCTGGTCAACGTCGTCGTGAAGCAGAAGAAGGAGCTGGGCGAGCTCCCGACGGTGATGAAGGTCATCAAGAGCGTGGAGCAGCGGCTGGGCAACACCGGCCGGGTGCTGGTGCGCTTCTCTGGCACCGAGCCCAAGGCCCGCGTCCTCATCGAGGGCGAGGACGCCGCCCGCAACCAGGCCTACGCGAAGGAAATCGCGGACGCGCTGTCCAAGGCCCTCAGCGTCTGA
- the folP gene encoding dihydropteroate synthase gives MIRARPLTSEHPEDLILAFRRMGLTESTQRALLETLPFTRLLLTGLSPQDEAFLQTLSEAFPEWLPGDVHSRSGTGLLTGRAAQFQRLVTAARTDARGLSALASAVASALAAGVAPAALTLGARRFEWGSRTYVMGVVNVTPDSFSDGGRHAGTDAAIAHGLALAESGADLLDVGGESTRPGSLPVSADEELARVIPVIEGLRARTDVPLSVDTTKAAVAREALKAGAHLINDITGFSSDAGLSRVVAEAGAACCLMHIQGTPATMQQAPRYDDVVEDVLAFLEAAILRAESAGIPRGRILLDPGIGFGKTFEHNLFLLRRLPELRVLGLPLLVGTSRKGFLGRLAGGKPASERLAATLGSVASMAALGGADVARVHDVTEARDALAVADAIRRCEDGGTFYAR, from the coding sequence ATGATTCGCGCTCGTCCCCTGACTTCAGAGCACCCGGAAGACCTCATCCTGGCCTTCCGGCGGATGGGGCTGACGGAGTCCACGCAACGGGCCCTGCTGGAGACGCTGCCATTCACTCGGCTCCTCCTCACCGGGTTGAGTCCCCAGGACGAGGCCTTCCTCCAGACGCTGTCTGAGGCGTTCCCCGAGTGGCTTCCCGGGGACGTCCATTCCCGTTCGGGGACGGGGCTGCTGACGGGGCGCGCAGCGCAGTTCCAGCGGCTGGTGACGGCTGCTCGCACCGACGCCCGGGGCTTGTCCGCGTTGGCATCGGCGGTGGCGTCCGCGCTGGCCGCGGGCGTGGCGCCGGCGGCGTTGACGCTGGGCGCCCGGCGCTTCGAGTGGGGCTCCCGCACCTACGTCATGGGCGTGGTGAACGTGACGCCGGACAGCTTCTCGGATGGCGGGCGCCATGCCGGGACGGACGCCGCCATCGCCCACGGGTTGGCCTTGGCCGAATCGGGGGCGGACCTGCTCGACGTGGGCGGCGAGTCCACCCGGCCCGGCTCTCTGCCGGTCAGTGCCGACGAGGAGCTGGCGCGGGTGATTCCCGTCATCGAGGGCCTCCGGGCCCGGACCGATGTGCCTCTTTCCGTGGACACCACCAAGGCCGCGGTGGCGCGCGAGGCGTTGAAGGCCGGTGCGCACCTCATCAATGACATCACCGGCTTCAGCTCTGATGCCGGCCTGTCCCGCGTGGTGGCCGAGGCCGGCGCCGCCTGCTGCCTGATGCACATCCAGGGCACCCCGGCCACGATGCAGCAGGCGCCGCGCTACGACGACGTCGTCGAGGACGTGCTGGCTTTCCTGGAGGCCGCTATCCTCCGGGCCGAGTCGGCGGGCATCCCCCGGGGGCGCATCCTCCTGGACCCGGGCATCGGCTTCGGGAAGACCTTCGAGCACAACCTCTTCCTGCTGCGCCGCCTCCCGGAGCTGCGCGTGCTGGGGCTACCGTTGCTGGTGGGTACGAGCCGCAAGGGCTTCCTCGGCCGGTTGGCGGGCGGCAAGCCTGCCTCCGAACGGCTGGCGGCGACGTTGGGCTCGGTGGCCTCCATGGCGGCGCTGGGCGGGGCCGACGTGGCCCGCGTCCATGACGTGACCGAGGCCCGGGACGCGCTGGCCGTCGCGGACGCCATCCGGCGGTGCGAAGACGGAGGAACGTTCTACGCCCGGTAA
- a CDS encoding OsmC family protein has translation MTTHSQTEKPGAFRQVLKTGTHTLHADVAPALGGEDSAPGPHDYFDAALAACKALTATWYAKRHGLALERVETHVERDDSRERQGTYTLKVKLAFHGALSPADKQRLYNAVAQCPIHKLMTTSTVDIVTEPLEA, from the coding sequence ATGACGACCCACAGCCAGACCGAGAAGCCCGGAGCGTTTCGCCAGGTCCTGAAGACCGGCACCCATACCCTGCATGCGGACGTGGCCCCCGCGTTGGGTGGAGAGGACTCCGCGCCCGGTCCACACGACTACTTCGACGCCGCGCTGGCGGCATGCAAGGCCCTGACGGCCACGTGGTACGCGAAGCGTCACGGCCTGGCCCTGGAGCGTGTGGAGACGCACGTCGAACGGGATGATTCGCGGGAGCGGCAGGGCACCTACACGCTGAAGGTGAAGCTGGCGTTCCACGGGGCGCTGTCGCCGGCGGACAAGCAGCGGCTGTACAACGCCGTCGCGCAGTGCCCCATCCACAAGCTGATGACGACGTCCACGGTGGACATCGTGACCGAGCCGCTCGAAGCCTGA
- a CDS encoding YceI family protein, with amino-acid sequence MATTTWNIDTTHSAIHFSVRHMVIAKVRGSFRKYSGAISLDEQDITKSSVAVTIETASIDSGVEQRDTHLRSPDFFDVEKFPSITFKSTKVEKASGNGLKVTGNLTIRDITREVVLDAEQLGGAKDPWGNVKTAFEAKTSVDRRDFGLTWNQALEAGGVLVGEKIEIAIEVQAVKAQAEQAA; translated from the coding sequence ATGGCCACCACGACCTGGAACATCGACACCACCCACTCCGCCATCCACTTCTCCGTCCGCCACATGGTCATCGCGAAGGTTCGCGGCAGCTTCCGCAAGTACAGCGGCGCCATTTCGCTGGACGAGCAGGACATCACGAAGTCCTCCGTCGCCGTCACCATCGAGACGGCCAGCATCGACTCCGGTGTCGAGCAGCGTGACACCCACCTGCGCTCGCCGGACTTCTTCGACGTGGAGAAGTTCCCCAGCATCACGTTCAAGAGCACGAAGGTGGAGAAGGCGTCCGGCAACGGGCTGAAGGTGACGGGCAACCTGACCATCCGCGACATCACCCGCGAGGTGGTGCTGGACGCCGAGCAGCTCGGCGGGGCCAAGGACCCGTGGGGCAACGTCAAGACCGCGTTCGAGGCGAAGACGTCGGTGGACCGCCGCGACTTCGGCCTGACGTGGAACCAGGCGCTGGAGGCCGGCGGCGTGCTCGTCGGTGAGAAGATTGAAATCGCCATCGAGGTCCAGGCGGTGAAGGCGCAGGCCGAGCAGGCGGCCTGA
- a CDS encoding LysR family transcriptional regulator: MDLNELLVFARVVQAGSFTAAARGLRMPKSTVSRKVSELETRVGAQLLQRTTRKLRLTDVGRTYYEHCARIVAEAEQAELAVTRMQAAPHGLLRVTTPLTFSFIGPLVSTFIKQYPEVQLEMVCTDRNVDLVAEGFDLAIRAGRLADSSLMARRLGIVERVVIAAPSYLKARGTPKAPKDLEKHDCLLFGAGLENNVWTLHSGNRSVDIKVPARIVVNEPDMLYAVARAGSGIALLPNLHFTSELAAGRLQRILPDWSSTGAPVHAVYPSTRHHSPKVMAFVECLREHWPIPG, from the coding sequence ATGGACCTCAACGAGCTGCTCGTCTTCGCACGCGTCGTACAGGCAGGCAGCTTCACCGCCGCGGCGCGTGGGCTGCGGATGCCCAAGTCCACGGTGAGCCGGAAGGTGTCGGAGCTGGAGACGCGGGTCGGCGCGCAGTTGCTCCAGCGCACCACGCGCAAGCTGCGCCTCACCGACGTGGGCCGGACGTACTACGAGCACTGCGCGCGCATCGTCGCGGAGGCGGAGCAGGCCGAACTGGCCGTGACGCGGATGCAGGCCGCCCCCCATGGCCTGCTGCGTGTGACGACGCCGCTGACGTTCAGCTTCATCGGGCCACTGGTGTCCACCTTCATCAAGCAGTACCCCGAGGTCCAGCTCGAGATGGTGTGTACCGACCGCAACGTGGACCTGGTGGCGGAAGGCTTCGACTTGGCGATTCGCGCCGGGCGGCTGGCGGACTCGTCACTCATGGCGCGGCGGCTGGGCATCGTGGAGCGCGTCGTCATCGCCGCGCCCAGCTATCTCAAGGCGCGCGGGACGCCCAAGGCTCCGAAGGATTTGGAGAAGCATGACTGCCTCCTCTTCGGCGCGGGCCTGGAGAACAACGTCTGGACGCTCCACTCCGGCAACCGCTCGGTGGACATCAAGGTGCCCGCCCGAATCGTCGTGAATGAGCCGGACATGCTCTACGCGGTGGCGCGGGCGGGCTCCGGCATCGCCCTGCTCCCCAACCTCCACTTCACCTCGGAGCTGGCCGCCGGGCGCTTGCAGCGCATCCTGCCGGACTGGAGCTCCACGGGCGCGCCCGTCCACGCCGTCTACCCAAGCACGCGGCACCACTCCCCCAAGGTGATGGCCTTCGTGGAGTGCCTGCGCGAGCACTGGCCCATCCCCGGCTGA
- a CDS encoding pirin family protein: MIAIRPSEARGHANHGWLDSHHTFSFAGYYDPDFMGFRALRVINEDRVAPHEGFGTHPHRDMEIITYPLSGAIAHRDSTGGEGLLRAGEIQRMTAGTGVLHSEMNGADENLHFLQIWIIPDRKGLTPGYEQKAFPEAERQGRWRVVASPDARDGSLTVHQDVVLHATLLGTGEQATYTLAPGRHAWLQLARGKATLNGVELKAGDGAAVADESQLVLSATEPVEALLFDLA, encoded by the coding sequence ATGATTGCCATTCGCCCCTCGGAAGCCCGCGGTCACGCCAACCACGGTTGGCTGGACTCCCACCACACCTTCTCCTTCGCCGGTTACTACGACCCGGACTTCATGGGCTTCCGAGCCCTGCGCGTCATCAACGAGGACCGCGTCGCGCCCCATGAGGGCTTCGGTACGCACCCTCACCGGGACATGGAAATCATCACCTACCCGCTGAGCGGCGCCATTGCCCACCGCGACAGCACGGGCGGCGAGGGCCTGCTGCGCGCCGGTGAAATCCAGCGGATGACGGCCGGCACCGGTGTGCTGCACAGCGAGATGAACGGCGCGGATGAGAACCTCCACTTCCTGCAGATCTGGATCATCCCGGACCGCAAGGGCCTGACGCCTGGCTACGAGCAGAAGGCCTTCCCGGAGGCCGAGCGCCAGGGCCGCTGGCGGGTGGTGGCCAGCCCGGACGCCCGCGACGGCAGCCTCACGGTGCACCAGGACGTGGTGCTTCACGCGACGCTGCTGGGCACGGGCGAGCAGGCGACGTACACGCTCGCTCCGGGCCGCCACGCCTGGCTGCAGTTGGCGCGGGGCAAGGCCACGCTCAACGGCGTTGAGTTGAAGGCGGGGGACGGCGCCGCGGTGGCGGACGAGTCGCAGCTCGTCCTCTCCGCCACGGAGCCGGTGGAAGCGCTGCTGTTCGACCTGGCCTGA
- a CDS encoding pirin family protein → MSRDDLNAEQLPPSMETLIVAPSRDLGDGFEVRRALPSARRRMVGPFIFLDQMGPAGFQPGHGLDVRPHPHIGLATVTYLFDGEVMHRDSLGTVQPIRPGAVNWMTAGNGIVHSERTGPGPRAAGSKLFGMQAWVALPKRHEETAPAFVHHPEDQMPCHEGEGARMRVITGTVHGQRSPVQTLSDMFYADVALEAGARFVVPAEHEERAMYLVQGTVEVDGMAFEPGELLVFRPGGAVTLHATAAARLLVLGGEPMDGPRYIFWNFVSSSKERLEQAKEDWKAGRFAAVPDETEFIPLPEAPLPVRYP, encoded by the coding sequence ATGAGCCGGGACGACTTGAACGCGGAGCAGCTTCCTCCTTCGATGGAGACACTCATCGTCGCACCCTCACGCGACCTGGGCGACGGGTTCGAGGTGCGGCGCGCGCTGCCCTCGGCCCGCCGCCGGATGGTGGGACCCTTCATCTTTCTGGACCAGATGGGCCCCGCCGGCTTCCAACCCGGCCACGGCCTGGATGTGCGGCCCCATCCGCACATCGGGCTGGCCACCGTCACCTACCTCTTCGACGGAGAAGTCATGCACCGGGACAGCCTGGGCACCGTGCAGCCCATCCGCCCCGGCGCGGTGAACTGGATGACGGCGGGCAACGGCATCGTCCACTCGGAGCGCACCGGCCCCGGCCCACGCGCCGCGGGCAGCAAGCTCTTTGGCATGCAGGCGTGGGTGGCGCTGCCCAAGCGCCACGAGGAGACGGCCCCAGCGTTCGTCCACCACCCCGAGGACCAGATGCCCTGCCACGAGGGCGAGGGCGCGCGGATGCGCGTCATCACCGGCACCGTGCACGGTCAGCGCTCGCCGGTGCAGACGCTGTCGGACATGTTCTACGCGGACGTGGCGCTGGAGGCCGGCGCGCGCTTCGTGGTTCCGGCCGAGCACGAGGAGCGGGCGATGTACCTCGTCCAGGGCACCGTGGAGGTGGACGGCATGGCCTTCGAGCCGGGAGAGCTGCTCGTCTTCCGGCCCGGCGGCGCCGTCACCCTCCACGCCACCGCGGCGGCGCGGCTGCTGGTGCTCGGCGGGGAGCCCATGGACGGGCCGCGCTACATCTTCTGGAACTTCGTCTCCAGTTCGAAGGAGCGGCTGGAGCAGGCGAAGGAGGACTGGAAGGCCGGCCGCTTCGCCGCCGTCCCGGATGAGACGGAGTTCATCCCCCTGCCCGAGGCCCCCCTCCCAGTGCGCTACCCGTAG
- the ftsH gene encoding ATP-dependent zinc metalloprotease FtsH: MRSTYKTIGLWVILIVLFVAFYNFFSQGNDQVQEPSFTQLLTKVEEKKVQEVAVKGNTYSGKFTDTSEKFRTTGPAPDAAMLNQLRSNGVDVKYEREEQNSLWLTILGQWMPVVFLFLFFIFFMRQLQGGSGKAMTFGKSKAKLLSESHNKVTFADVAGADECKEELEEIVAFLKDPKKFTKLGGRIPKGVLMMGSPGTGKTLLARAVAGEAGVPFFSISGSDFVEMFVGVGASRVRDLFEQGKKNAPCIIFIDEIDAVGRHRGAGLGGGHDEREQTLNQLLVEMDGFESNDGVILIAATNRPDVLDPALQRPGRFDRRIVVPRPDVKGRLGVLKVHTRRVPLAPEVDLEVIARGTPGMTGADLENLVNESALMAARQNKERVDLSDFEAAKDKVFMGPERRSMIMTEKEKKNTAVHEAGHALLAKLLPGCDPLHKVTIIPRGQALGVTWSLPTEDKVNGYKKQMLDQISMAMGGRIAEELMFNEMSSGAANDIERATETARAMVCRWGMSEKMGPLAFGKSDGEVFLGRDFNSSKDYSEDTARQIDAEVRNIVVGCYERGKNLLTENIEALRRVSDALVEYETLDAEDVNILLQGGQLTRERPPPRVNAPPKATEKKDKRKILDALEGLPAMEPKKA, encoded by the coding sequence GTGCGTTCGACTTACAAGACCATCGGGCTCTGGGTCATCCTGATCGTCCTCTTCGTCGCCTTCTACAATTTCTTCTCCCAGGGCAACGACCAGGTCCAGGAACCGTCCTTCACCCAGTTGCTGACGAAGGTGGAGGAGAAGAAGGTCCAGGAGGTTGCCGTCAAGGGCAACACCTATTCCGGCAAGTTCACCGACACGTCGGAGAAGTTCCGCACGACGGGGCCGGCGCCGGATGCGGCCATGCTGAACCAGCTCCGCAGCAACGGCGTGGACGTGAAGTACGAGCGGGAGGAGCAGAACAGCCTCTGGCTGACCATCCTCGGTCAGTGGATGCCGGTCGTCTTCCTGTTCCTGTTCTTCATCTTCTTCATGCGCCAGCTCCAGGGTGGCAGCGGCAAGGCCATGACCTTCGGGAAGTCGAAGGCCAAGCTCCTCAGCGAGAGCCACAACAAGGTCACCTTCGCGGACGTGGCCGGCGCGGACGAGTGCAAGGAAGAGCTCGAGGAGATTGTCGCCTTCCTCAAGGACCCGAAGAAGTTCACCAAGCTGGGCGGCCGCATTCCCAAGGGCGTGCTGATGATGGGCTCGCCGGGAACGGGCAAGACGCTGCTCGCCCGCGCGGTGGCCGGCGAGGCCGGCGTGCCGTTCTTCTCCATCTCCGGCTCGGACTTCGTGGAGATGTTCGTGGGCGTCGGCGCCAGCCGCGTCCGTGACCTCTTCGAGCAGGGCAAGAAGAACGCCCCCTGTATCATCTTCATCGACGAAATCGACGCCGTGGGCCGTCACCGTGGCGCGGGCCTGGGCGGCGGACACGACGAGCGCGAGCAGACGCTCAACCAGCTCCTCGTGGAGATGGACGGCTTCGAGTCCAACGACGGCGTCATCCTGATTGCCGCCACCAACCGTCCGGACGTGTTGGATCCGGCGCTCCAGCGTCCCGGCCGCTTCGACCGGCGCATCGTGGTGCCGCGTCCCGACGTGAAGGGCCGCCTGGGCGTGCTGAAGGTGCACACCCGCCGCGTGCCGCTGGCGCCGGAAGTGGACCTGGAGGTCATCGCTCGCGGTACGCCGGGCATGACGGGCGCGGACCTGGAGAACCTCGTCAACGAGTCGGCGCTGATGGCCGCGCGGCAGAACAAGGAGCGCGTGGACCTGAGCGACTTCGAGGCCGCCAAGGACAAGGTCTTCATGGGCCCCGAGCGGCGCTCCATGATCATGACCGAGAAGGAGAAGAAGAACACCGCCGTCCACGAGGCGGGCCACGCGCTGCTGGCCAAGCTCCTCCCGGGCTGCGACCCTCTCCACAAGGTCACCATCATCCCGCGCGGCCAGGCCCTGGGCGTCACCTGGAGCCTGCCCACCGAGGACAAGGTCAACGGCTACAAGAAGCAGATGCTGGACCAGATCTCCATGGCCATGGGCGGCCGCATCGCCGAAGAGCTCATGTTCAACGAGATGAGCAGCGGCGCCGCCAACGACATCGAGCGTGCCACCGAGACGGCCCGCGCCATGGTGTGCCGCTGGGGCATGAGCGAGAAGATGGGCCCCCTGGCGTTCGGCAAGAGCGACGGTGAGGTGTTCCTGGGCCGCGACTTCAACTCGTCCAAGGACTACTCCGAGGACACCGCCCGGCAGATTGACGCCGAGGTCCGCAACATCGTCGTGGGCTGCTACGAGCGCGGCAAGAACCTGCTGACGGAGAACATCGAGGCTCTGCGCCGCGTGTCCGACGCGCTGGTGGAGTACGAGACGCTGGACGCCGAGGACGTCAACATCCTCCTCCAGGGTGGGCAGCTGACCCGTGAGCGTCCGCCCCCGCGCGTGAATGCGCCCCCGAAGGCGACGGAGAAGAAGGACAAGCGGAAGATTCTCGACGCGCTCGAGGGCCTGCCGGCGATGGAGCCGAAGAAGGCCTGA
- the tilS gene encoding tRNA lysidine(34) synthetase TilS yields MPRHDSATQLLTTTLQEAYTRLGLEGGSVLLAVSGGADSTALLMGTVLVAERLRLRVEVASLDHGLRPEAAEEARQVSVLAAARGLPCHVQALRLHPGVGIEARAREARYAALEALRLERGLDVVATAHTATDQAETLLMRLARGTALRGAVGIHEARPGLVRPLLSCTREEVVAFLAEQGVAYVTDPMNTDPVHFRTRVRLGVLPALSRAAGFAVEGHLAAFARVVAEDESLLASMADAAFDRLRLEDGALDAVGVRALEPALRRRVLARLVAGTEAAVDEATLARVQRAVAQGGTATLGRGYVLRATSGRVRCVRQVPSTPPAELRLEHAGSRGALAGTGWNFSVEFAPPPAGVLGLALGDGTRWPLTVRTRRPGDRVCTAGGQRKLQDVLVDLRVPAEARATRPVVADAEGQVLWLPGLWSPVAPRAAAREYLWAVPPGSSIQRTAAL; encoded by the coding sequence ATGCCCCGTCACGATTCCGCCACGCAGCTGCTGACGACGACGCTTCAAGAGGCGTACACCCGGCTGGGACTCGAGGGAGGTTCGGTGCTGCTCGCCGTTTCCGGCGGCGCGGACTCCACGGCCCTCCTGATGGGAACCGTGCTCGTCGCCGAGCGACTCCGGCTTCGCGTGGAGGTGGCCTCGCTGGACCATGGCCTGCGTCCCGAAGCGGCGGAGGAGGCCCGCCAGGTGTCGGTCCTGGCGGCCGCGCGGGGGCTGCCCTGCCACGTCCAGGCGCTGCGGCTGCATCCAGGGGTCGGCATCGAGGCGCGCGCGAGGGAGGCTCGCTACGCGGCGCTGGAGGCACTCCGCCTCGAGCGGGGCCTGGACGTGGTGGCCACCGCGCACACCGCCACGGACCAGGCGGAGACGCTGCTCATGCGCCTGGCACGAGGCACCGCCCTGCGCGGCGCGGTGGGCATCCACGAAGCGCGCCCCGGACTGGTGCGCCCCCTGCTGTCGTGCACGCGGGAGGAGGTGGTGGCCTTCCTGGCGGAGCAGGGTGTCGCCTATGTGACAGACCCGATGAACACCGACCCTGTCCACTTCCGGACGCGCGTTCGCCTTGGAGTGCTACCCGCCCTGTCGCGCGCCGCTGGCTTCGCGGTGGAGGGGCACCTGGCCGCCTTCGCGCGGGTGGTCGCGGAGGACGAGTCGCTGCTGGCGTCCATGGCGGACGCGGCCTTCGACCGGCTGCGCCTGGAGGATGGCGCCCTGGATGCGGTGGGCGTGCGCGCGCTGGAGCCCGCGCTGCGCCGGCGGGTGCTCGCCCGGCTGGTGGCCGGCACGGAGGCCGCGGTGGATGAGGCCACGCTGGCCCGCGTGCAGCGCGCGGTGGCCCAGGGCGGCACGGCCACGCTGGGGCGGGGCTACGTGCTGCGCGCGACCAGCGGACGGGTGCGCTGCGTGCGGCAGGTGCCGTCCACCCCACCGGCGGAACTCCGGCTGGAGCACGCGGGTTCGCGGGGCGCGCTCGCGGGGACGGGCTGGAATTTTTCCGTCGAGTTCGCACCTCCACCAGCGGGCGTGCTCGGGCTGGCGCTCGGGGACGGGACGCGCTGGCCGCTGACCGTGCGGACACGCCGCCCCGGCGATCGGGTGTGCACTGCTGGGGGACAACGCAAGCTTCAAGATGTGTTGGTTGATCTTCGAGTGCCCGCGGAAGCACGGGCCACGCGGCCGGTGGTGGCGGATGCCGAGGGGCAGGTGTTGTGGCTCCCCGGCCTCTGGTCTCCGGTGGCTCCGCGTGCGGCCGCCAGGGAGTACCTCTGGGCGGTCCCTCCCGGTTCGAGCATTCAGCGGACCGCGGCGTTATAG
- a CDS encoding TIGR04563 family protein, giving the protein MAGTDKRKQSLYFPEEMLKEIQEEATRQDRSLSWVVQQAWKIARERIKSFPAVNDVTGDERQDPREE; this is encoded by the coding sequence ATGGCAGGCACCGACAAGCGCAAGCAGTCGCTGTACTTCCCCGAGGAGATGCTGAAGGAGATCCAGGAAGAGGCGACCCGCCAGGACCGCTCCCTTTCCTGGGTCGTGCAGCAGGCGTGGAAGATCGCCCGCGAGCGCATCAAGTCGTTCCCCGCCGTGAATGATGTGACTGGCGACGAGCGCCAGGACCCTCGGGAGGAGTAA